The genomic stretch TTTTTTGCATAGCTTTTAAGAAATTACGTGTACCATCAGGCTGAATGGCCCAGTCGGCTGTATAGACGCCTGGTGCACCACCTAATGCGTCTATTTCTAAACCAGAATCATCAGATAAAGCAGGAAGTTGTGTAGTTTTTGCTGCTGCAAAGGCCTTGATATAGGCATTTTTTTCAAATGTTGTTCCTGTTTCTTTTGGTTCAGGCAAATTGAGTTCTTTTGCTGAGAGTGTTGTTAAGCCGAAAGGAGCAATTAATGCAGTGATTTCATGCAATTTTCCGGTGTTATGTGTAGCAATAACAAGTTTTTTATTTACTATACGTTTCATACGTATCTCTCCGATATGAGGGGTAGGTTATTTGTTTGGGTGAGAACTTGTTATAGGAGGATAAATTTGACAATACCGGTTTTGTAAATTCTAATAAATAAAGTGATCAATACAGCTTAAGAGATTTATTTGTGGTGGTTGTTTTCACGTCCATAAAAGTTTTGCGACTTATTATAACGAAAAAATAGTATTAGATTTAGTTTGTAAGTTTACATCATAGTTAAAGTTAATCATGAGTATATTTTTATAGATATGACAAGAAATAACAATATTATGACCTTTAAGGGTTTTATCGTGAGAAAATTTTTTATATTGGTGTCCAGCTTAAATAATTATAAAATGTGAGCATTGCCAAATTTTGCGGAATTTGATCCTTCTACAATTTTTTGAGATCTTATTCAAAGAAGGTTATTTGCATTTGAGAAGGATGAAGATTAGAGTGCTACATAAAATAGCCTCTCTTTTAATGATAGTACCGTTGATGATAAAACATATAGTACTTTTGGCAATAAATATGTAATATTCTTTTTACGTTGCTTTAGAGTATTTGACCAAACCTTAATAAAGCTTATATAAGAAAAAAGTGTTTTTGAAGTGGTGAAATAATTGTGATAAAACAGGCATCTATTACCGATGAGCTTAAAGGGCTTGATGAACGATCGCGTGATATTTTTCGCCATATTGTTGAAGCCTACCTTAATGATGGTGAACCGGTAGGATCACGTAATCTGTCGCGGCTTTTACAACAAACATTATCACCTGCGACAATTCGTAATGTAATGAGTGATCTTGAACACCTTGGTTTGATTTATGCACCTCATGTGTCTGCAGGGCGAATGCCAACGCAATCAGGTTTACGATTTTTCGTTGATGCGTTTATGGAAGTAAGCGATTTGCCATCTGAAGAACGTGAGAATATTGAATTTCAAGTCAAAGAGGCAGGTCATACACAATCAGTTGAACACTTTTTAATCCAAGCTAGCCAAATTCTTTCAGACCTTTCACGTGGGGCGGGATTGGTTTTAGCAATGAAATATGAAGGTACATTAAAGCATATTGAATTTGTACGTCTTGATGGCGAGCATGCTCTTGCAGTTTTAGTGACGCAACAAGGTGAAGTTGAAAACCGCATTATTCATTTACCAGAAGGTGTTACGCATTCGCAATTGACGGAAGCAACAAATTTTCTTAATGCTCATATTCAAGGGCGTACGCTCAATGAAGCTAAAATGGAAATTGCACGTTTATGTGTGGAAACGCGAGCTGCACTTGATCAATTATCCCATCATCTTGTTGAAACTGGATTAGCTCTTTGGGGGGGAGAAGATTCAGATCATAAGATGCATCTTATTGTCCGTGGGCGAAGCAATTTACTTGAAGATGTAAAAGCAGAAGAAGATTTAGAGCGGTTACGGCATTTATTTGATGATCTTGAAACGCGTGAAAGTATGGCGCAATTACTTGATTTAGCAGATGCAGGTTTGGGGGTTCGTATCTTTATCGGTTCGGAAAATAAGCTATTTTCGCTTTCAGGTTCTTCCTTAGTGGTAGCACCTTATTGCGATTCACAACAAAGGGTAATTGGTGCTTTGGGTGTTATTGGGCCAACACGGCTTAATTATGCAAGAATCGTCCCTATGGTTGATTATACAGCTCAACTTATGTCACAGTTATTGCGTTAGTTTGTATTAGGCATTTTTATTGTAGACACTCATTATATTAAGGTGAATAAATA from Bartonella sp. WD16.2 encodes the following:
- the hrcA gene encoding heat-inducible transcriptional repressor HrcA, producing MKQASITDELKGLDERSRDIFRHIVEAYLNDGEPVGSRNLSRLLQQTLSPATIRNVMSDLEHLGLIYAPHVSAGRMPTQSGLRFFVDAFMEVSDLPSEERENIEFQVKEAGHTQSVEHFLIQASQILSDLSRGAGLVLAMKYEGTLKHIEFVRLDGEHALAVLVTQQGEVENRIIHLPEGVTHSQLTEATNFLNAHIQGRTLNEAKMEIARLCVETRAALDQLSHHLVETGLALWGGEDSDHKMHLIVRGRSNLLEDVKAEEDLERLRHLFDDLETRESMAQLLDLADAGLGVRIFIGSENKLFSLSGSSLVVAPYCDSQQRVIGALGVIGPTRLNYARIVPMVDYTAQLMSQLLR
- the rdgB gene encoding RdgB/HAM1 family non-canonical purine NTP pyrophosphatase — translated: MKRIVNKKLVIATHNTGKLHEITALIAPFGLTTLSAKELNLPEPKETGTTFEKNAYIKAFAAAKTTQLPALSDDSGLEIDALGGAPGVYTADWAIQPDGTRNFLKAMQKIEDELQKIGALEKSQRKCRFISVICIAWPDGYADYFRGSIEGTFIWPPRGDKGFGFDPIFLPDGYENTFGEMSTEQKHGWTLNDKTPLSHRSRAFKLFVENFLAP